One genomic window of Lytechinus variegatus isolate NC3 chromosome 1, Lvar_3.0, whole genome shotgun sequence includes the following:
- the LOC121408188 gene encoding uncharacterized protein LOC121408188: protein MAILTRCCCFTLRNGSIAAAIYSLIQSALALGISSFKIHMYVIHHVIQEMPDKDRALFIATCVDVGFFSLLFFFSIILLYGIKNNKRFLFLPYIVCMTVLIILMCVIILLLVVVIVTSMESEVLGLLIVSFFTGLNLYCVLCVTSLYREFKEGRYGMRAIYRAQGGRLSNSENPIEKVEDINNFENANFIPQYPGPPAPSDTSVTPPPPVPDPVPYSAPMMGAPPPYQPPAYPAENYPKTDVQTA, encoded by the exons ATTCAATCAGCATTAGCTCTTGGAATATCATCATTTAAGATTCACATGTATGTAATACACCATG TTATACAAGAAATGCCAGATAAAGACCGTGCCCTGTTCATTGCTACATGTGTTGATGTTGGATTCTTCtcacttctcttcttcttctccatcatTTTACTCTATGGAATCAAGAAT AACAAACGATTCCTGTTCCTGCCGTACATTGTGTGTATGACAGTGCTGATTATCTTAATGTGTGTGATAATCCTACTGCTAGTTGTGGTT attGTAACCTCAATGGAGTCGGAAGTATTGGGACTTCTCATCGTCTCATTCTTTACTGGACTGAAT CTTTACTGTGTGTTGTGTGTAACATCACTGTATCGGGAATTCAAGGAGGGTCGGTATGGAATGAGAGCTATATACCGGGCCCAGGGAGGCAGA CTTTCTAACTCTGAGAACCCGATTGAGAAAGTGGAGGACATCAATAACTTTGAGAATGCCAACTTCATTCCTCAGTACCCTGGTCCACCTGCCCCTAGTGATACCAGTGTCACCCCTCCACCACCCGTACCTGATCCAGTACCCTACTCTGCTCCCATGATGGGAGCACCTCCTCCTTATCAACCTCCTGCATACCCTGCTGAGAACTACCCAAAGACAGATGTCCAGACTGCTTGA